One Astyanax mexicanus isolate ESR-SI-001 chromosome 3, AstMex3_surface, whole genome shotgun sequence genomic region harbors:
- the LOC103043086 gene encoding galactosylceramide sulfotransferase yields MTLRWLSTQLWRHRVTGLLVTLAVTVILMLLATQSLQSTRTRNVRPAGEKRTQKGREHKQTPARPGSAPTHIASHEQETKARLLPTAELSNQSVKKRRHPPPVAFLKTHKTGSSTVQNLLFRLGEKEKATFAFPYYTYQFSYPERFRAEFVDELPEDSSQFDLLCSHMRLDLNQLKKVMPLNAILITILREPLRTFESVFSYYTSSVHAFSRAKEIAARPENKGRTALSVFLDDPESLWDPKVPSNHLAKNPMSFDMGLNNEEWNASWPEDLYRLEEAFDLVMIAEHFDESLVLLGALLGLEPQDLAYVQMNTRHAGDVTALDEDSRVKLRSWNALDSLLYDFFLQEFWIKAEHYGLNRLKAGVAELRASTEKIRNNCVSRSAVPPSELEDLVRPWQTDTATILGYEVQKNLSLEDQGFCVRLVLPELQYHSHLYFQQYGRDMRSVPSD; encoded by the exons ATGACCCTGCGATGGCTGTCCACTCAACTCTGGAGACATCGGGTGACGGGGCTTTTGGTGACCCTGGCGGTGACCGTTATTCTCATGCTTTTGGCCACACAGTCTCTGCAGAGTACAAG GACTCGTAATGTACGGCCAGCAGGGGAAAAGAGAACGCAGAAAGGCCGTGAACACAAGCAAACGCCAGCCCGTCCTGGATCTGCACCAACACACATTGCCAGCCACGAACAGGAAACAAAGGCCAGGCTGCTGCCCACCGCAGAACTCAGTAACCAGTCTGTGAAGAAGAGGCGGCACCCTCCACCTGTAGCCTTCCTTAAAACACACAAGACCGGCAGCAGCACAGTGCAGAACCTTCTGTTCCGACtcggagaaaaagagaaagcgaCTTTCGCCTTCCCCTACTACACCTACCAGTTCAGCTACCCTGAGAG GTTCAGAGCCGAATTTGTGGATGAGCTTCCAGAAGATTCGTCTCAGTTCGACCTGCTGTGCAGTCACATGCGGCTGGACCTGAACCAGCTGAAGAAAGTGATGCCACTGAACGCCATCCTCATCACAATCCTGCGGGAGCCTCTCAGGACTTTTGAGTCAGTGTTCAGCTACTACACCTCCTCTGTGCATGCTTTCTCCAGGGCCAAGGAGATCGCTGCTAGACCTGAGAACAAGGGCAGGACTGCACTGTCTGTTTTCCTGGATGATCCAGAAAGCCTCTGGGACCCGAAAGTCCCCAGTAACCATCTGGCCAAGAACCCCATGAGCTTCGACATGGGCTTGAACAACGAGGAATGGAATGCTTCCTGGCCAGAAGACTTGTACCGCCTGGAGGAGGCGTTCGATCTGGTGATGATCGCAGAACACTTTGACGAGTCACTCGTTCTCCTCGGGGCGCTGCTGGGGTTGGAGCCACAAGATCTGGCCTACGTTCAGATGAACACGAGACACGCCGGCGACGTCACAGCACTGGATGAGGACAGCAGAGTCAAGCTGCGATCCTGGAACGCTCTAGACTCCCTCCTCTACGACTTTTTTCTGCAGGAGTTCTGGATTAAGGCTGAGCACTATGGCCTGAACCGTCTCAAAGCAGGGGTAGCTGAGCTCAGGGCTTCGACAGAGAAGATAAGAAACAATTGTGTGTCCAGGTCTGCGGTGCCACCTAGCGAGCTAGAGGACTTGGTGCGGCCCTGGCAGACAGATACAGCCACCATACTGGGATACGAGGTGCAGAAGaacctcagcctggaggatcagGGCTTCTGTGTGAGGCTAGTTCTGCCAGAACTACAGTATCACTCTCATCTATACTTCCAGCAGTATGGCAGAGACATGAGATCTGTCCCGTCAGACTGA
- the LOC103041107 gene encoding cysteine protease atg4da: protein MSAGSSAEEDPPDDLASFVVFSNPGPFEFSESLQHVEAGQSKAKLKHRLLSAWNNLKYGGWSLKSKPRLSKSAPVWLLGRTYSLSSEGEREQFRRVFSSLLWLTYRRKFAPLSGSSLTSDCGWGCMLRSAQMLLAQGLHTHTMPEGWTWSGARHQIRDDLEVGSPRSGPRVSSRQWRRRSEGSILESVEDREERTHRRLVAMFGDTPSAPFSIHQLVELGKPLGKRAGDWYGPSTAALILREAVAASNLTDLTVYVAQDCTVYVEDVMRRCGGSQSEGNTSVIILVPIRLGGDSLNPAYIECVKKLLQLKCCIGVMGGEPKHSLYFVGFQGEKLLYLDPHVCHSTVDVCKDRFPLESFHCKAARKVSFHRMDPSCTLGFYTRDRKDFDSLRADVTRALTSSNHTYPIFTFVEGSREKESGQEWLTTDTIANITDKHRSRGRKKPDDMDGFVLL from the exons ATGAGTGCCGGCTCGTCTGCTGAAGAGGATCCACCAGATGATTTGGCATCGTTTGTGGTTTTCTCTAACCCAGGGCCTTTTGAATTCTCCGAATCCCTGCAGCATGTAGAGGCAGGGCAGAGCAAGGCCAAGCTCAAACACAGGCTGCTGTCTGCATGGAACAATCTGAAATACGGAG GTTGGTCTCTGAAGTCCAAGCCTCGTCTCAGTAAGAGCGCCCCCGTGTGGCTGCTGGGACGCACGTACAGTCTCAGCTCTGAAG gtGAACGAGAGCAGTTCCGGCGGGTGTTCTCCTCTCTGCTCTGGTTGACTTATAGGAGAAAATTTGCTCCTCTAAGTGGCTCCTCTCTGACCTCGGACTGTGGATGGGGCTGCATGCTCCGCAGTGCGCAGATGCTGCTCGCACagggactacacacacacacgatgcCCGAAG GCTGGACGTGGTCCGGGGCTCGTCACCAAATCAGAGATGATCTGGAGGTCGGATCCCCGCGGTCTGGGCCGAGGGTCTCGAGCAGGCAGTGGAGGAGACGCAGTGAGGGCAGTATTCTGGAAAGTGTTGAGGACCGAGAGGAGCGCACACATCGCCGACTGGTGGCCATGTTCGGTGACACCCCCTCTGCTCCATTTAGCATTCACCAGCTGGTGGAACTGGGCAAACCCTTAGGGAAGCGGGCAGGGGACTGGTACGGCCCGTCCACCGCGGCGCTGATACTGCG TGAGGCTGTAGCAGCATCTAATCTCACAGATCTGACCGTGTACGTTGCTCAGGACTGCACTG TATATGTGGAAGACGTGATGAGGCGCTGTGGGGGGTCTCAGTCTGAGGGTAATACGTCTGTTATTATACTGGTTCCTATCAGACTTGGTGGAGACTCACTCAATCCTGCTTACATCGAGTGTGTGAAG AAACTGCTTCAGCTGAAATGCTGTATTGGAGTTATGGGAGGAGAGCCGAAGCATTCCTTATATTTCGTTGGTTTTCAAG GTGAGAAGCTGCTGTATCTGGACCCTCATGTATGTCATTCCACTGTAGATGTCTGTAAAGACCGCTTTCCTTTGGAG TCGTTTCACTGTAAGGCTGCAAGGAAGGTGTCCTTTCACCGCATGGACCCCAGCTGCACTCTGGGATTTTACACTAGAGACAGGAAGGACTTTGACTCCCTCAGAGCTGATGTCACCAGG GCTCTGACATCATCTAACCACACGTATCCCATCTTCACCTTCGTGGAGGGcagcagagagaaggagagtgggCAGGAGTGGTTgaccacggacaccatagcaaacataacagacaaacacagatcgAGAGGGAGGAAGAAGCCTGACGACATGGATGGTTTTGTGCTGCTCTGA